Proteins encoded by one window of Actinocorallia herbida:
- a CDS encoding peroxidase family protein has protein sequence MHETRQRERVAGETAPDRKKSAAEWYERYVGGTPEIERAKFAELAKDLMRVQLKIKKRTGAAGVMRTFHAKAILAVEDATLEFARDLPEDLRVGFARPGARYPVIVRLSNASGTRQPDFAPDLRGAALRIQTGPEESHDLLMTNYPVSHARDAREFVAFARVMAGADTGLRKGIALFGKLPLSVGWSAAARMRRNVRAGTGRKVASLALETYWSRGAILWGARPVRYRLRPAAGTRTALFPSGKDPDYLGREIAGRLAAADIVFELCVQRYVDARRTPIENGAADWDDQDAPVIRVATLTIPRQTLDSAAARSLARRVDDLAFDPWNTTDAFRPLGNLNRARKAAYEASSAHRKGRRFITTPPRRNVIAGRILNAGFDALNRFVPWHRLPTWAGLLNLEAVRQVLRRRNLIDTEIRPSLPMAHPVPPDVTEEQRTRRSYDGTYNDLSAPEMGAIGAPFGRNLPPVYRPELFGEPNPVTVSRELLHRDAFVPARSLNILAAAWIQFQVHDWVQHRRYPTGTRSVEVSLPPGMTWRNTPDGPPEHVMRFADDHGVHADGSRKPPTLFANAASHWWDGSEIYGGDEAVARSIRVPDGGAELRLEDGLLPPSPDGGVPLTGFRDNWWLGLSIMHTLFAREHNTVCAALRSEYPRMSEDAIYHTARLVVSALIAKIHTVEWTPAILATEVIDIGLTANWSGPPHTWLSRLGLWLVDEHALTGIPETLPDHHTAPYSLTEDFVTVYRMHPLIPDDYELADLRSGASLRTLGFNDLQGRRTEAAMREIGFENALYSFGIAHPGAITLHNYPRALQAFERDGEILDLSVVDLVRTRRRGVPRYNDFRAGLHKPRVRSFAELSDDPDTVARLQDVYRTVDDVDTMVGLFAENPPRGFGFSDTAFRVFILMASRRLQSDRFLTVDFRPEIYTPLGLDWIARSGMKSVIQRHCPDLGGLMPRDAGAFAPWHQVPGAGPD, from the coding sequence ATGCACGAGACCAGGCAGCGCGAGCGTGTCGCCGGCGAGACCGCGCCGGACCGGAAGAAATCCGCAGCCGAGTGGTACGAGCGCTATGTCGGCGGCACGCCGGAGATCGAACGGGCGAAGTTCGCGGAACTCGCCAAGGACCTCATGCGGGTCCAGCTGAAGATCAAAAAGCGCACCGGAGCCGCCGGCGTCATGCGGACGTTCCACGCCAAGGCGATCCTCGCCGTCGAGGACGCGACCCTGGAGTTCGCACGGGACCTGCCCGAGGATCTGCGGGTCGGGTTCGCCCGGCCCGGCGCGCGGTACCCGGTCATCGTCCGCCTGTCGAACGCGAGCGGCACCCGGCAGCCGGACTTCGCCCCCGACCTGCGCGGCGCCGCGCTGCGGATCCAGACCGGGCCCGAGGAGTCCCACGATCTGCTGATGACCAACTACCCGGTCTCGCACGCCAGGGACGCCCGGGAGTTCGTCGCGTTCGCCCGGGTCATGGCGGGCGCGGACACCGGTCTGCGCAAGGGGATCGCGCTGTTCGGGAAGCTGCCACTGAGCGTGGGCTGGTCCGCCGCCGCGCGGATGCGGCGCAACGTGCGCGCGGGCACCGGCCGCAAGGTGGCCAGCCTGGCCCTGGAGACGTACTGGAGCCGCGGCGCGATCCTGTGGGGCGCCAGGCCGGTGCGCTACCGGTTGCGGCCCGCCGCGGGCACGCGCACCGCGCTCTTCCCTTCGGGCAAGGACCCCGACTACCTGGGCCGCGAGATCGCCGGGCGGCTCGCCGCGGCGGACATCGTCTTCGAGCTGTGCGTCCAGCGCTACGTGGACGCGCGGCGCACGCCCATCGAGAACGGCGCGGCCGACTGGGACGACCAGGACGCGCCCGTCATCCGGGTCGCGACCCTGACGATCCCGCGGCAGACCCTCGACTCCGCCGCCGCGCGCTCCCTCGCCCGGCGCGTGGACGACCTCGCCTTCGACCCGTGGAACACCACGGACGCCTTCCGTCCCCTGGGCAATCTCAACCGCGCCCGCAAGGCGGCCTACGAGGCGTCCAGCGCCCATCGGAAGGGCCGGCGGTTCATCACGACGCCGCCGCGCCGCAACGTCATCGCGGGCCGGATCCTGAACGCCGGATTCGACGCGCTCAACCGGTTCGTCCCCTGGCACCGGCTGCCCACCTGGGCGGGGCTGCTCAACCTCGAGGCCGTCCGGCAGGTCCTGCGCCGGCGCAACCTCATCGACACCGAGATCCGCCCGTCCCTGCCGATGGCCCATCCGGTGCCGCCGGACGTCACCGAGGAACAACGGACCAGGCGCAGCTACGACGGCACGTACAACGACCTGTCGGCCCCGGAGATGGGCGCGATCGGCGCGCCGTTCGGCCGCAACCTCCCGCCGGTCTACCGGCCCGAGCTGTTCGGCGAGCCGAACCCGGTGACCGTCAGCCGGGAACTGCTGCACCGCGACGCCTTCGTTCCCGCGCGATCGCTGAACATCCTCGCCGCCGCCTGGATCCAGTTCCAGGTGCACGACTGGGTGCAGCACCGGCGCTACCCGACCGGCACCCGGAGCGTCGAGGTGTCACTGCCTCCGGGCATGACCTGGCGGAACACCCCGGACGGCCCGCCCGAACACGTCATGCGCTTCGCCGACGACCACGGCGTGCACGCCGACGGATCCCGCAAGCCACCGACCCTCTTCGCCAACGCCGCCTCCCACTGGTGGGACGGCTCGGAGATCTACGGCGGCGACGAGGCCGTCGCCAGGTCGATCCGGGTGCCCGACGGCGGTGCGGAACTGCGTCTGGAGGACGGCCTTCTTCCGCCGAGCCCGGACGGCGGCGTCCCGCTCACCGGCTTCCGCGACAACTGGTGGCTCGGCCTCAGCATCATGCACACCCTGTTCGCCCGCGAGCACAACACCGTGTGCGCGGCACTGCGGAGCGAGTACCCGCGGATGAGCGAGGACGCGATCTACCACACGGCGCGGCTCGTCGTCTCGGCGCTGATCGCCAAGATCCACACGGTGGAGTGGACGCCCGCGATCCTCGCCACCGAGGTGATCGACATCGGACTGACCGCGAACTGGTCGGGCCCGCCGCACACCTGGCTGAGCCGGCTCGGGCTCTGGCTGGTGGACGAGCACGCGCTCACCGGCATCCCGGAGACCCTGCCGGACCACCACACCGCGCCCTATTCACTCACCGAGGACTTCGTCACCGTCTACCGGATGCACCCGCTCATCCCGGACGACTACGAGCTCGCCGACCTCAGGTCCGGCGCGTCGCTGCGCACCCTGGGCTTCAACGACCTCCAGGGCCGCAGGACCGAGGCGGCCATGCGCGAGATCGGGTTCGAGAACGCGCTGTACTCGTTCGGCATCGCCCACCCGGGCGCGATCACCCTGCACAACTACCCGCGCGCGCTCCAGGCGTTCGAGCGGGACGGGGAGATACTCGACCTGTCCGTCGTCGACCTCGTGCGCACCCGCCGCCGCGGCGTCCCGCGCTACAACGACTTCCGCGCCGGGCTGCACAAGCCGCGCGTCCGGAGCTTCGCGGAGCTCTCCGACGACCCGGACACGGTGGCGCGGCTCCAGGACGTCTATCGGACCGTCGACGACGTCGACACCATGGTCGGCCTGTTCGCGGAGAACCCGCCGCGCGGCTTCGGCTTCAGCGACACGGCCTTCCGCGTCTTCATCCTCATGGCGAGCCGGCGGCTCCAGAGCGACCGCTTCCTCACCGTCGACTTCCGGCCCGAGATCTACACCCCGCTGGGGCTGGACTGGATCGCGCGCAGCGGGATGAAGAGCGTGATCCAGCGGCACTGCCCGGACCTGGGCGGTCTGATGCCCCGGGACGCCGGCGCGTTCGCGCCCTGGCACCAGGTCCCCGGCGCCGGACCCGACTGA
- a CDS encoding DUF2235 domain-containing protein: MVQKRLIACCDGTWNTADQAVAGQSCPTNITKLALSVAPRDPLGTDQRVYYHGGVGTERKERLRGGAFGVGLSRNVLDAYRFLIDNYEPGDSLFFFGFSRGAFTARSLAGLVRNSGVLRRENAGRIDEAWTLYRNAYEKPSGMASTLFRQSYAHEPRIRFLGMFDTVGTRGVPTLGPRWLSPVVKRLNRRWEFHDTTLSSLVDGAFHALAIDEQRSVFEPTLWHQQPDSPGQELRQVWFTGVHCDIGGGYRESGLSDLSLLWMADRAREYGLHFLPDAFSPDGPAAVAPGKSIRFATAPDAMGPLHPSRNGLYRLVDAVDRAIGAAVDDRGRPDGNEYLAMPAEQRYGADPRYRPGGLVTYLKDPSRVRLEPVLESPTPVNFL, translated from the coding sequence ATGGTCCAGAAACGTCTCATCGCCTGCTGCGACGGCACCTGGAACACCGCGGACCAGGCGGTCGCCGGGCAGAGCTGCCCGACCAACATCACCAAGCTCGCCCTGTCCGTCGCGCCGCGCGACCCGCTCGGAACGGACCAGCGGGTCTATTACCACGGCGGGGTCGGCACCGAGCGGAAGGAACGCCTGCGCGGCGGCGCGTTCGGCGTCGGGCTGTCCCGCAACGTCCTGGACGCCTACCGCTTCCTCATCGACAACTACGAGCCGGGGGACTCGCTGTTCTTCTTCGGGTTCAGCCGGGGCGCGTTCACCGCCCGCAGCCTCGCCGGGCTGGTCCGCAACTCCGGCGTCCTGCGCCGGGAGAACGCGGGCCGCATCGACGAGGCCTGGACGCTGTACCGGAACGCGTACGAGAAGCCCAGCGGCATGGCCTCGACCCTGTTCCGGCAGTCCTACGCGCACGAGCCGAGGATCCGCTTCCTCGGCATGTTCGACACCGTCGGCACCCGCGGCGTCCCGACACTCGGGCCCCGCTGGCTCAGCCCGGTCGTCAAGCGGCTCAACCGCCGCTGGGAGTTCCACGACACCACGCTCAGCTCCCTGGTCGACGGCGCCTTCCACGCGCTGGCCATCGACGAGCAGCGATCGGTGTTCGAGCCGACGCTCTGGCACCAGCAGCCCGACTCCCCCGGCCAGGAGCTGCGGCAGGTGTGGTTCACCGGAGTGCACTGCGACATCGGCGGCGGGTACCGCGAGTCCGGCCTGTCCGACCTGAGCCTGCTCTGGATGGCCGACCGGGCGCGCGAGTACGGCCTGCACTTCCTGCCCGACGCGTTCTCCCCCGACGGCCCCGCCGCGGTGGCCCCGGGCAAGAGCATCCGCTTCGCGACCGCGCCGGACGCGATGGGCCCCCTGCACCCGTCCCGGAACGGCCTCTACCGCCTGGTCGACGCGGTGGACCGGGCCATCGGCGCGGCCGTGGACGACCGGGGCCGCCCCGACGGGAACGAATACCTCGCGATGCCCGCCGAACAGCGCTATGGCGCGGATCCGCGTTATCGGCCGGGCGGACTCGTCACCTATCTGAAAGACCCGTCGCGCGTGCGCCTGGAACCGGTGCTCGAATCTCCGACACCAGTAAATTTCCTATAA